A region of Pyxidicoccus parkwaysis DNA encodes the following proteins:
- a CDS encoding metallophosphoesterase, with translation MGRLLLILGVNVAAWAVLRSLWPGLLRRWRLGVFITGAVLSLVIMAFAALPGLQTGVLLDAAPFRVFAMGWALTALMVALFGTPVVLVRAWVERRGAKRTTAPAPDVNLGRRRLLTNVGRAVPVLAATTSSVGLASGVSGFQVRPMEVRLPGLPKALDGFRIGQITDVHVGTFIDTEYLRSAVQAMNDARVDLQVMTGDLIDDLDQLDGTMAALSECKARHGMLAVLGNHEHWRGLNAVRRAYAGLEASGAPVRLLVDASHAFEHEGQRVRVVGVDYPMSGRSHRVKAERMLQSAEQSFRDASPDEVLLCLSHHPDFFPHAAERGARLTLAGHTHGGQVAFLGVPALGFVFKYMLGRYRQGDHQLYVSGGTGHWMPFRIGVPTEVTILTLRSV, from the coding sequence ATGGGCAGGCTGCTGCTGATTCTCGGGGTCAACGTGGCGGCCTGGGCCGTGCTGCGCTCGCTCTGGCCCGGCCTGCTCCGGAGGTGGCGGCTGGGCGTCTTCATCACCGGAGCGGTGCTGTCGCTCGTCATCATGGCCTTCGCGGCGCTGCCGGGCCTTCAGACCGGTGTGCTCCTGGACGCCGCCCCCTTCCGCGTGTTCGCCATGGGCTGGGCGCTCACCGCGCTCATGGTGGCCCTCTTCGGGACACCCGTCGTGCTGGTGCGCGCCTGGGTGGAGCGACGTGGCGCGAAGCGCACCACCGCTCCCGCGCCGGACGTCAACCTGGGCCGCCGCAGGCTGCTGACGAACGTGGGCCGCGCGGTGCCGGTGCTGGCGGCGACGACGAGCTCGGTGGGGCTCGCCAGTGGCGTGTCCGGCTTCCAGGTGCGCCCGATGGAGGTGCGGCTGCCCGGCCTGCCCAAGGCGCTGGACGGCTTCCGCATCGGCCAGATTACCGACGTCCACGTGGGCACCTTCATCGACACCGAGTACCTGCGCAGCGCGGTGCAGGCGATGAACGATGCGAGGGTGGACCTCCAGGTGATGACGGGCGACCTCATCGATGACCTGGACCAGCTCGACGGAACCATGGCCGCGCTCTCCGAGTGCAAGGCGCGCCACGGCATGCTGGCGGTGCTCGGCAACCACGAGCACTGGCGCGGATTGAATGCCGTCCGCCGCGCCTATGCTGGATTGGAGGCGAGCGGCGCCCCGGTGCGCCTGCTGGTGGACGCGTCCCACGCCTTCGAGCACGAGGGCCAGCGGGTGCGCGTCGTCGGCGTGGACTACCCCATGTCCGGCCGCAGCCACCGCGTGAAGGCCGAGCGCATGTTGCAGTCCGCGGAGCAGTCCTTCCGCGATGCCTCACCGGACGAGGTGCTGCTGTGCCTCTCGCACCACCCGGACTTCTTCCCGCACGCGGCCGAGCGTGGCGCGCGGCTCACGCTCGCCGGGCACACGCACGGCGGACAGGTGGCCTTCCTCGGCGTGCCGGCGCTGGGGTTCGTCTTCAAGTACATGCTCGGCCGCTACCGGCAGGGAGACCACCAGCTCTACGTGTCCGGCGGCACCGGACACTGGATGCCCTTCCGCATTGGCGTGCCCACCGAGGTGACGATTCTCACCCTGCGCTCGGTGTGA
- a CDS encoding FHA domain-containing protein, whose translation MPSVKQLRPFALATLEAFLEASGPVVLVQQPPEPVFQQVAMRLGEARTVGMAHRSRLVDRLFVMLRGFDALEVHFLRPEADGQSFTVGRIEGCTLVVPDPSVSKLHATLRWHAEAHDCSVRDEGSMNGTWVNAQALTAEQERMLNDGDALSFGDAQFLYLRTETLHAHLRMASPGRG comes from the coding sequence ATGCCGTCCGTGAAGCAACTTCGCCCGTTCGCCCTGGCAACGCTGGAAGCCTTCCTCGAGGCCTCCGGCCCCGTGGTCCTCGTGCAGCAGCCCCCCGAGCCCGTCTTCCAGCAGGTGGCCATGCGGCTGGGCGAGGCACGCACCGTGGGCATGGCCCACCGCAGCCGGCTGGTGGACCGGCTCTTCGTCATGCTGCGCGGCTTCGACGCGCTGGAGGTCCACTTCCTCCGCCCCGAGGCGGACGGGCAGTCCTTCACCGTGGGCCGCATCGAGGGCTGCACGCTGGTGGTGCCGGACCCGTCCGTATCCAAGCTCCACGCGACGCTGCGCTGGCACGCGGAGGCCCATGACTGCTCCGTGCGGGACGAGGGCTCCATGAACGGCACCTGGGTCAACGCCCAGGCCCTGACCGCCGAGCAGGAGCGCATGCTCAACGACGGTGACGCGCTGTCCTTCGGCGACGCGCAGTTCCTCTACCTCCGCACGGAGACGCTGCACGCACACCTGCGCATGGCCAGCCCTGGCCGCGGGTGA
- a CDS encoding alpha/beta hydrolase, with protein MSRTSLPLPTYAAHEQGWRHAQELLPQALRLGGAGMPMPEEEWRDVGAFRVHLDCWRRPEAPASVVVVHGGGGNGRLLSPFGAMLAGLGYEVVAPDLPGYGLTRVEHKRALVYEDWRDTLSAVLQAEAGRSKRPLVVFGASMGGMLAYDVTVRTRIPAGLVATCFLSPRDAEVRRRMVRWPWMAGLSGPMLTALPFLTDSLPVPMRLAGNMMAIANSAELSRAIAKDPLAGGTWMPARFLRTFLESEPLVPPESFDVCPVLMTHPAEDRWTHVSVSQPFFDQLRVPKRQVMLENAGHFPVEEPGVSQLRDAMHDFLRERAASLR; from the coding sequence ATGTCCCGGACTTCCTTGCCCCTTCCCACCTATGCGGCCCATGAGCAGGGCTGGCGCCATGCGCAGGAGTTGTTGCCTCAAGCCCTTCGCCTCGGTGGGGCCGGGATGCCGATGCCGGAGGAGGAGTGGCGGGACGTGGGCGCCTTCCGCGTCCACCTGGACTGCTGGCGAAGGCCGGAGGCGCCGGCCTCGGTGGTGGTGGTGCACGGAGGTGGAGGCAACGGGCGGCTGCTCTCGCCCTTCGGCGCGATGCTCGCGGGGCTCGGTTATGAAGTCGTGGCGCCGGACCTGCCGGGTTATGGGTTGACGCGGGTGGAGCACAAGCGCGCGCTCGTCTACGAGGACTGGCGGGACACGCTGTCCGCGGTGCTGCAGGCGGAGGCCGGCCGCTCGAAGCGCCCGCTCGTGGTGTTCGGCGCGAGCATGGGCGGGATGCTGGCGTACGACGTGACGGTGCGCACGCGCATCCCCGCCGGACTGGTGGCGACGTGCTTCCTGTCACCGCGAGACGCGGAGGTGCGCCGCCGCATGGTGCGCTGGCCGTGGATGGCGGGGCTCTCGGGGCCGATGCTGACGGCGCTGCCGTTCCTCACGGACTCGCTGCCGGTGCCCATGCGGCTGGCGGGGAACATGATGGCCATCGCCAATTCTGCGGAGTTGTCGCGCGCCATCGCGAAGGACCCGCTCGCGGGAGGGACGTGGATGCCGGCGCGCTTCCTGCGCACGTTCCTTGAGTCGGAGCCACTGGTGCCGCCGGAGTCCTTCGACGTGTGCCCCGTCCTGATGACCCACCCGGCCGAGGACCGGTGGACGCACGTCTCCGTGTCCCAGCCGTTCTTCGACCAGCTGCGCGTGCCGAAGCGGCAGGTGATGCTGGAGAACGCGGGCCACTTTCCGGTGGAGGAGCCCGGCGTGTCGCAGCTCCGTGATGCCATGCACGACTTTTTGCGTGAGCGGGCCGCGTCGCTCCGGTGA
- a CDS encoding bestrophin family protein, with product MIDYNPKDWFTFIFRFHQADTFRKLLPMIVVISVYSGLVAWLEAEVWELPDTSRVKNVSMLHSLLGFVLSLLLAFRSNSAYDRWWEGRKLWGSLVNNSRNFALKLSALLPAEDGESRRLFRAMIPNYAFALKNHLQGQYRPEELVAAGGFELQQLDASKHVPNQLAAVLVRKTYELQKQGVLTGEQLLSVSAELQSFTDVCGACERILNTPVPFSYSVFLKKFIFFYVMTLPFGLAFNLGYYVIPAVAFTFYVLASMELIAEEIENPFGTDANDLPTDRISANIRRHVEEIL from the coding sequence ATGATTGATTACAACCCGAAGGACTGGTTCACGTTCATCTTCCGGTTCCACCAGGCGGACACGTTCCGGAAGCTGCTGCCGATGATTGTCGTCATCAGTGTGTATTCGGGCCTGGTGGCGTGGCTGGAAGCCGAGGTGTGGGAGCTGCCGGACACCAGCCGCGTGAAGAACGTCTCGATGCTGCACAGCCTGCTGGGGTTCGTGCTGTCACTGCTGCTCGCCTTCCGTTCCAACAGCGCGTACGACCGGTGGTGGGAAGGGCGGAAGCTGTGGGGCTCGCTGGTGAACAACAGCCGGAACTTCGCCCTGAAGCTGAGTGCGCTGCTGCCCGCGGAGGATGGTGAGAGCCGGCGGCTGTTCCGGGCGATGATTCCCAACTACGCCTTCGCGCTGAAGAACCACCTCCAGGGCCAGTACCGTCCGGAGGAACTGGTGGCGGCGGGGGGCTTCGAGCTCCAGCAGCTTGATGCGAGCAAGCACGTGCCGAACCAGCTCGCGGCCGTGCTGGTGCGCAAGACGTATGAGCTGCAGAAGCAGGGCGTGCTGACAGGGGAGCAGCTGCTGTCGGTGAGCGCGGAGCTTCAGTCGTTCACGGATGTCTGTGGAGCGTGTGAGCGCATCCTCAACACGCCGGTGCCGTTCTCGTACTCGGTGTTCCTGAAGAAGTTCATCTTCTTCTATGTGATGACGCTGCCCTTCGGCCTGGCGTTCAACCTGGGCTACTACGTCATCCCGGCGGTGGCCTTCACGTTCTACGTGCTGGCGTCGATGGAGCTCATCGCGGAGGAAATCGAGAACCCCTTCGGCACGGATGCGAACGACCTGCCCACGGACCGCATCAGCGCGAACATCCGCCGGCACGTCGAGGAAATCCTCTGA
- a CDS encoding GNAT family N-acetyltransferase encodes MSVPEFAKVESPRLVLRRLRAEDSEALVTYRGDPEVARYQSWSDYDAERGRHLIESMHGRQPGEPGWFQFAIALKDTDALVGDCALRTDEDPRQGEIGFTLSRQHQGRGLGTEAVKALLGYAFGALEMHRVIAVTDAKNTAAAKVLEHVGMRREGHFLENTFFKGAWGDEFLYAMLGREWAKR; translated from the coding sequence ATGTCAGTCCCGGAGTTCGCGAAGGTGGAGAGCCCGAGGCTCGTGCTGAGGCGGCTGCGAGCGGAAGATTCGGAAGCGCTGGTAACCTACCGCGGAGACCCCGAGGTGGCGCGGTACCAGAGCTGGAGTGACTACGACGCGGAGCGGGGACGCCACCTCATCGAGTCGATGCACGGGCGGCAGCCAGGAGAGCCCGGCTGGTTCCAGTTCGCGATTGCGCTGAAGGACACGGACGCGCTGGTGGGTGACTGCGCGCTGCGGACGGATGAGGACCCACGTCAGGGCGAGATTGGCTTCACGCTGTCCCGTCAGCACCAGGGAAGGGGACTGGGCACGGAGGCGGTGAAGGCCCTGCTGGGCTACGCGTTCGGTGCGCTGGAGATGCACCGGGTCATCGCCGTGACGGACGCGAAGAACACCGCCGCCGCCAAGGTGCTGGAGCACGTGGGCATGCGCCGTGAAGGGCACTTCCTGGAGAACACCTTCTTCAAGGGCGCCTGGGGCGATGAGTTTCTGTACGCGATGCTCGGCCGAGAGTGGGCGAAGCGCTGA
- a CDS encoding tetratricopeptide repeat protein: MIDEIGLLTGGRFEQFGYAVLRNLQPGEWVERGTTVEGAPRGYTVDTSAAGATLVGETSSELNYFDGDLEKPTKDLAHVIKLHPDVKRIWLLSSREASAGETTACANLATEFIKAHGTVDRVEILDARRIAEHIFENLDSERFVNTLVHYLPSVGRLADENAFSHRVPRYSGYLARPSEEKKALERLSSASQLVIAGISGIGKSALAARLAEILRGEFDIIIWIDARDLHDVSQLSDIEIGRHGNHQNISSLIRRYKCLLILDDAEITSQQVATMDLGRSKVVLTCQTTSDPNAIVLGDLDAGSARTLLEAGVPQPCPDKTFQRVWANVGGHPLLLVALNRLAQVEGWEAVDDCCEDAVDSVEDERHNKVCQRILLRHQAALAQELAFIKWCGTSRFDAELAEICVSSRAVKNLQKRAFLSATSAGDVRVHDIVYKSIQSVIHVLAAQAESFCRRLEHFIYSEGDREEVILRRIAYLHAPLLRQLLRENRSASFVYAVALARSGNTPLELIGDPIPTAQDIAARGDWSGREIEVRSVIEAVEALYTIASANEGAASARKSLEKNIRALEILHSSPSARGELLVDIKHHYAKMLERLGKLKEAEAEFRAILDEHPKFAAGRLQLARILAKTKRNKEALEECKLILGQDEVIAEPSLAAILLEALRLMSSIGSLDDVKSYEPLIVSALAKARDIDKSISFRLIAAVAQKMWYTMPELVLRMFGTIEWRDSVPTSDQERFDWAQAHKQAAKAIYVRDLRFREFLAAAVDVYELIEAPNAYQRVQYAEALILLERFGDANAQLESVGEPHREAFWWQRKAQALLGLGEAGLALVAINKALGMIKEQKYKAPLLHVRYLVKKALSDTSARDDLEEAIMSLSVDDKYRKQLEEELAGAAQPS, encoded by the coding sequence TTGATTGATGAGATCGGCCTGCTCACAGGCGGCCGATTCGAGCAGTTTGGCTACGCTGTATTGAGAAACCTGCAGCCTGGAGAGTGGGTAGAACGTGGTACGACCGTAGAGGGCGCGCCACGAGGGTACACGGTCGACACGTCAGCGGCGGGCGCAACCCTTGTTGGGGAGACAAGCTCGGAGCTCAACTATTTCGATGGAGATCTGGAAAAGCCGACCAAAGATCTGGCTCATGTAATAAAATTGCACCCAGATGTGAAACGTATCTGGCTTCTTTCCAGTCGCGAAGCGTCTGCAGGGGAAACGACCGCCTGTGCCAATCTAGCAACAGAGTTCATCAAGGCGCATGGAACAGTCGACCGAGTAGAGATTCTGGATGCCAGAAGAATTGCCGAGCACATATTTGAGAATCTAGATTCCGAGCGCTTTGTTAACACGCTGGTTCACTACCTGCCAAGTGTTGGGCGACTGGCCGATGAGAATGCATTTAGCCATCGAGTGCCGCGCTATTCCGGCTATTTGGCTCGACCTTCGGAAGAGAAAAAAGCACTTGAGCGACTTTCAAGTGCCTCCCAACTCGTCATCGCTGGCATCAGTGGGATTGGGAAAAGCGCTCTCGCAGCACGACTTGCCGAAATCCTTCGTGGCGAATTCGACATCATCATCTGGATTGATGCGCGCGACTTGCATGATGTCTCGCAACTCTCAGATATTGAAATTGGGAGGCACGGTAATCACCAAAACATCAGCAGCCTGATTCGTCGATACAAGTGTCTTCTGATACTAGATGATGCGGAGATAACGTCGCAGCAGGTTGCGACGATGGATCTGGGGCGCTCAAAGGTGGTTTTGACGTGTCAAACAACATCGGATCCGAACGCCATTGTACTTGGTGATTTAGATGCGGGCTCTGCGCGTACCCTCTTGGAAGCCGGAGTCCCTCAGCCTTGCCCGGATAAAACTTTCCAGCGCGTTTGGGCGAATGTAGGTGGTCATCCGCTACTACTAGTCGCTCTGAATAGGCTGGCTCAAGTTGAAGGATGGGAGGCTGTCGACGACTGTTGTGAAGACGCAGTCGATTCCGTGGAAGATGAGCGACATAATAAAGTCTGTCAGCGCATTCTCCTTCGCCATCAAGCGGCATTGGCCCAGGAATTGGCCTTCATCAAGTGGTGTGGCACTTCGCGTTTTGATGCAGAGCTTGCAGAGATCTGCGTTTCGAGTCGTGCGGTAAAGAACCTGCAGAAGCGTGCATTTCTCTCGGCAACGTCTGCTGGTGATGTGCGCGTGCACGATATTGTATATAAGTCAATTCAGTCAGTGATCCATGTGCTGGCGGCACAGGCAGAGTCCTTTTGCAGAAGGTTAGAGCATTTCATCTATTCGGAGGGTGACCGCGAAGAGGTCATTCTTCGTCGAATCGCGTATCTGCATGCGCCGCTCTTGCGTCAATTGCTAAGAGAAAATAGGAGCGCATCGTTCGTCTATGCTGTGGCGCTTGCTAGGTCAGGCAATACGCCCCTTGAATTGATTGGAGACCCTATTCCGACAGCCCAAGACATTGCGGCGCGTGGGGATTGGTCAGGTCGCGAGATTGAGGTTCGCTCGGTTATTGAGGCTGTTGAGGCGCTGTATACGATTGCGTCGGCCAATGAGGGAGCAGCCTCAGCAAGAAAGTCCCTTGAGAAAAATATAAGAGCGCTCGAGATTTTGCACAGTAGTCCGTCGGCTAGAGGGGAACTCCTAGTCGATATCAAGCACCACTATGCCAAGATGCTTGAGCGGCTAGGCAAGCTAAAGGAAGCAGAAGCGGAGTTTCGAGCAATATTGGATGAGCATCCGAAATTCGCTGCGGGACGCCTTCAGTTGGCCAGGATTTTGGCGAAGACAAAGCGAAACAAAGAGGCGCTTGAGGAGTGTAAGTTGATTCTTGGGCAGGATGAGGTAATCGCGGAGCCATCCCTGGCGGCGATCTTGCTTGAGGCGTTGCGGCTAATGTCATCGATTGGGTCTCTCGATGATGTGAAGAGTTATGAGCCCTTGATTGTGTCGGCCTTGGCCAAGGCGCGTGACATAGATAAGTCAATTTCTTTCCGCCTCATCGCGGCTGTCGCGCAGAAGATGTGGTACACCATGCCAGAGTTGGTGTTGCGAATGTTCGGGACGATTGAGTGGCGCGACTCTGTTCCGACGTCGGATCAGGAGCGTTTCGATTGGGCACAGGCCCACAAGCAGGCTGCCAAGGCAATCTATGTGAGAGATCTGCGATTTCGCGAGTTTCTTGCGGCAGCTGTCGACGTCTATGAGCTTATTGAAGCTCCGAACGCATATCAGCGCGTGCAGTATGCTGAAGCGCTAATTCTTCTTGAACGATTTGGAGATGCCAATGCGCAGTTGGAGTCCGTTGGCGAGCCGCATCGAGAGGCGTTCTGGTGGCAGAGAAAGGCTCAGGCACTGCTTGGGTTGGGCGAGGCTGGTCTTGCCTTGGTCGCCATCAACAAGGCATTGGGCATGATAAAGGAACAGAAGTACAAGGCTCCCTTGCTTCATGTTCGCTATCTTGTCAAAAAGGCGCTTTCCGATACTTCGGCACGGGATGATCTTGAGGAAGCGATTATGTCTCTCTCGGTAGATGATAAATACAGAAAGCAGCTTGAGGAAGAATTGGCTGGAGCCGCTCAGCCCAGTTAA
- a CDS encoding serine/threonine protein kinase, with protein MCSTKATALIALVATSTGFGCAGSGVSLRADGSPGPEDCPKKALEAMRILQLRPGESSRAEIDANQSRQEPLTVYEGPVESFLTDELGYFVAGTRLYGRIWTRGPNVVIRYYEARPLDGDTVPICAVARLSYGGLKKKSSPAPGIAVLEFSNTPIYIVDSFR; from the coding sequence ATGTGCTCGACCAAGGCCACCGCCCTCATCGCGCTTGTCGCCACATCCACAGGCTTCGGCTGCGCGGGCTCCGGCGTCTCGCTGCGTGCGGATGGAAGTCCGGGACCGGAGGACTGCCCGAAGAAGGCCCTGGAGGCGATGAGAATCCTGCAGCTTCGACCTGGCGAAAGCTCCAGGGCGGAGATTGACGCCAATCAAAGCAGGCAGGAGCCGTTGACGGTCTACGAGGGTCCTGTCGAGAGCTTCCTGACCGACGAGCTAGGCTACTTCGTCGCGGGAACCCGACTCTACGGGCGTATCTGGACCCGAGGCCCCAACGTGGTCATCCGGTACTACGAGGCACGTCCCCTCGACGGGGACACAGTCCCCATCTGCGCCGTGGCCCGCTTGAGCTATGGCGGCCTCAAAAAGAAGTCGAGCCCCGCTCCGGGAATCGCGGTCCTGGAATTCTCAAACACTCCCATCTATATCGTAGACTCTTTCCGCTGA
- a CDS encoding DUF2381 family protein, producing MTGLLLLTVPAGAQGLEWKSFADLPKPRNLFVPKDAKSSVSEILVAGGVATTLRFETECDPARTRLLGWESRFEPLLVGGRSVLIVPLRGLAEGERFLLQVTLVDGTSIPFTVTSSKHLVDGQVNVYPNPESPEAVRKALAEKRKENEALIAENQRQREEQTSVDHALAALLANGQRRMTPFREHETWKLDEDGVVLEISILGPKAREPMQKAAVVFKVTNKSATEPWKLQEARLMTAETYKQPPFALRMTPSSIAPGATGRVAIVTDLETFTPDTNDPRLVLELFRADGLRQAYLAFTPPNWR from the coding sequence TTGACTGGCCTTCTGCTCCTCACCGTGCCGGCAGGAGCTCAGGGCCTGGAGTGGAAGTCCTTCGCCGACCTGCCGAAGCCTCGGAACCTCTTCGTGCCGAAGGACGCGAAGTCCTCGGTGTCGGAGATCCTCGTCGCTGGGGGCGTGGCGACCACGCTCCGCTTCGAGACGGAATGCGACCCGGCTCGGACGAGGCTCCTGGGATGGGAAAGCCGCTTCGAGCCACTGCTCGTCGGAGGTCGCTCCGTGCTCATCGTTCCGCTGCGCGGCCTGGCGGAGGGTGAACGCTTCCTGCTTCAGGTCACGCTGGTGGACGGCACCTCGATTCCGTTCACCGTGACCTCCAGCAAGCATCTCGTGGACGGACAGGTGAACGTCTACCCCAACCCGGAATCGCCCGAAGCCGTGCGCAAGGCGCTGGCGGAGAAGCGGAAGGAGAACGAAGCGCTCATCGCGGAGAATCAACGCCAGCGCGAAGAGCAGACCTCCGTTGACCATGCCCTGGCTGCACTGCTCGCCAACGGCCAGCGCAGAATGACCCCATTCCGGGAGCATGAAACGTGGAAGCTGGATGAGGATGGCGTCGTTCTGGAGATTTCCATTCTCGGCCCCAAGGCCAGAGAGCCGATGCAGAAAGCAGCCGTTGTCTTCAAGGTCACGAACAAGAGCGCGACAGAACCCTGGAAGTTGCAGGAGGCGCGGCTCATGACCGCCGAGACCTACAAGCAGCCCCCATTCGCACTCCGAATGACCCCAAGCTCCATCGCCCCTGGAGCCACTGGCCGCGTAGCGATCGTCACCGACCTGGAGACATTTACCCCGGACACGAATGACCCTCGCCTCGTCCTGGAACTCTTCCGAGCCGATGGGCTCAGACAGGCCTACCTCGCATTCACGCCTCCGAACTGGCGCTGA
- a CDS encoding long-chain fatty acid--CoA ligase encodes MLAGRMMDFPLTLTHFLERARTYFPRSEVISRNADKSLHRYTFADFHKRTSKLANALKRLGVKPGDRVATLCWNHYRHLEAYYAVPAMGAVVHTLNLRLHPNDLGYIARHAEDTVLVVDRSLLPLFDKFSAQVPSLRHVIVVPDAGPAPAGKLDYEQLLAAEPDTFDFPKLEENTAAMLCYTSGTTGNPKGVLYSHRSIVLHTLGSCLADVTGMREADRVMPVVPMFHAAAWGLAFDAIFTGATLVMPGPHLDPQSLLELMTETKVTMAGGVPTIWLGILALLDAAPKKWDLSTVRSMLIGGSAAPPSLIEGFKQRHGLEVVHAWGMTELSPVGTMAKLKGELKEAPQEAQAAARASQGFALPFVETRVVADDGRHLPWDGKTMGELEVRGPWVAGSYYGDEGQDRFTADGWFKTGDVVTIDAAGYVRICDRAKEVIKSGGEWISSVALENALMAHPAVLEAAVFAGKHPKWDERPLAAVVLKPGQTATKNELAAHLEKQFAKFWMPDDYLFIPQIPRNSTGKFLKSKLREEFGEHLMKDTGASSAG; translated from the coding sequence ATGCTCGCCGGACGGATGATGGACTTCCCGCTCACGCTGACCCACTTCCTGGAGCGCGCGCGCACGTACTTCCCGCGCTCGGAGGTCATCAGCCGCAATGCCGACAAGTCGCTGCACCGCTACACCTTCGCGGACTTCCACAAGCGAACGAGCAAGCTGGCGAACGCGCTGAAGCGCCTGGGCGTGAAGCCGGGAGACCGGGTGGCCACGCTGTGCTGGAACCACTACCGGCACCTGGAGGCGTACTACGCGGTGCCGGCCATGGGCGCGGTGGTGCACACGCTGAACCTGCGGCTGCACCCGAACGATTTGGGCTACATCGCGCGGCACGCGGAGGACACGGTGCTGGTGGTGGACCGCTCGCTGCTGCCGCTGTTCGACAAGTTCTCCGCGCAGGTGCCGAGCCTGCGTCACGTCATCGTGGTGCCGGACGCGGGGCCGGCGCCGGCGGGGAAGCTGGACTACGAGCAATTGCTCGCGGCGGAGCCGGACACGTTCGACTTTCCGAAGCTGGAGGAGAACACGGCGGCGATGCTCTGCTACACGTCGGGCACGACGGGCAACCCGAAGGGCGTGCTGTACAGCCACCGCTCCATCGTCCTGCACACGCTGGGCTCATGTCTGGCGGACGTGACGGGGATGCGCGAGGCGGACCGGGTGATGCCGGTGGTGCCCATGTTCCACGCGGCGGCGTGGGGGCTCGCGTTCGACGCCATCTTCACGGGGGCAACGCTGGTGATGCCCGGGCCGCACCTGGACCCGCAGTCGCTGCTGGAGCTGATGACGGAGACGAAAGTCACGATGGCGGGCGGAGTGCCGACCATCTGGCTGGGAATCCTGGCGCTGCTGGATGCGGCCCCGAAGAAGTGGGACCTGAGCACGGTGCGCTCGATGTTGATTGGCGGCTCGGCGGCGCCGCCGTCGCTGATTGAGGGCTTCAAGCAGCGGCACGGGCTGGAAGTGGTGCATGCGTGGGGCATGACGGAGCTGAGCCCCGTGGGGACGATGGCGAAGCTGAAGGGCGAGCTGAAGGAGGCGCCGCAGGAGGCGCAGGCGGCGGCTCGGGCGTCGCAGGGTTTCGCGTTGCCGTTCGTAGAGACGCGGGTGGTGGCGGACGACGGCCGGCACCTGCCGTGGGACGGGAAGACGATGGGCGAGCTGGAGGTGCGAGGGCCGTGGGTGGCGGGCTCGTACTACGGCGACGAGGGGCAGGACCGTTTCACGGCGGATGGGTGGTTCAAGACAGGCGACGTGGTGACGATTGATGCAGCCGGGTACGTGCGCATCTGTGACCGGGCGAAGGAGGTCATCAAGTCGGGTGGCGAGTGGATTTCGTCGGTGGCGCTGGAGAACGCGCTGATGGCGCACCCGGCGGTGCTGGAGGCGGCGGTGTTCGCGGGCAAGCACCCGAAGTGGGACGAGCGCCCGCTGGCGGCGGTGGTGCTGAAGCCGGGACAGACGGCGACGAAGAACGAACTGGCCGCGCACCTGGAGAAGCAGTTCGCGAAGTTCTGGATGCCGGATGACTACCTGTTCATCCCGCAGATTCCGCGGAACTCGACGGGCAAGTTCCTCAAGTCGAAGCTCCGTGAGGAGTTCGGTGAGCACTTGATGAAGGACACGGGCGCGAGCTCGGCGGGGTAG